In Silene latifolia isolate original U9 population chromosome X, ASM4854445v1, whole genome shotgun sequence, the following proteins share a genomic window:
- the LOC141620753 gene encoding L-ascorbate peroxidase 3-like — MVAKLDKAHQNYSDAIVVAQATLNQMSKRDPLRPYIRRSLMEYMNYISCSGWRYFNQSLMLELRATIKRKLVKQVCSLLELIQCSMKDALRQEDNGALPNQNGGTRHLRDIFYRMGFNDKDIVALSGAHTLGRAHQDRSGFDGPFTYEPLKFDNSYFRLLLDGDDPNLVKFPTDKALLQESAFRGYVELYANDERAFFRDYAESHKKMWELGFHPPCSGRQNCIYT; from the exons ATGGTTGCAAAATTGGATAAAGCTCATCAGAACTATTCAGATGCAATTGTG GTTGCTCAAGCGACATTAAACCAAATGTCAAAGCGTGATCCTTTAAGGCCCTACATCAGGAGATCATTAATGGAAT ATATGAACTACATATCTTGTTCAGGATGGAGATACTTCAATCAGAGTTTGATGTTGGAATTAAGAGCAACCATTAAGCGGAAATTAGTTAAGCAAGTTTGTTCCCTTTTAGAACTTATTCAGTGTAGTATGAAG GATGCGTTGCGACAAGAAGACAATGGAGCTCTTCCAAACCAAAATGGAG GAACTCGACACCTGAGAGACATATTCTACCGTATGGGCTTCAATGACAAGGACATTGTAGCACTATCAGGAGCACATACACTG GGTCGCGCACATCAAGATAGATCGGGTTTTGATGGTCCTTTCACTTATGAACCTCTCAAGTTTGACAACTCCTACTTCAG GTTGTTATTGGATGGTGATGACCCAAACCTGGTGAAGTTTCCTACTGACAAGGCTCTCCTGCAAGAGTCTGCGTTCCGCGGCTATGTTGAACTCTATGCTAAT GATGAGAGGGCCTTCTTCAGAGATTATGCAGAGTCACACAAGAAAATGTGGGAGCTCGGGTTTCACCCACCATGCAGTGGAAGACAGAATTGTATCTATACATAG